In uncultured Bacteroides sp., one genomic interval encodes:
- a CDS encoding metallophosphoesterase, with protein MMQKVFLFLLLVLILPDIFIYKVYISNFQTNTLIKYLYFLPSLLLLAGIIYLFLFANHDFIIERNQLVSWFIMSYFLFTVPKLSFMLISIFDLPLGFIFKRSFSTFTYAGITSAVIWVAILIYGSFWGKTKFEVKPLTYQSSLLPKGFDGYKIVQLSDIHIGSWVGNGKALQEAVDLVNAQQPDLIVFTGDLINNKASELDNYEDILSKLKAKDGVFSILGNHDYGPYYRWKNPKDQADNLISLKQKEAKMGWILLNNEHRILHHKGDSIALVGVENWGAPPFTGKGDLKKALIGAEEIPFKLLLSHNPTHWKKKVLPESDVALMLSGHTHGMQFALGNHSLASLFSSQWRGLYTQGNRALYVNVGLGFLGIPLRFGAWPEISVITLESK; from the coding sequence ATGATGCAGAAAGTCTTTTTATTCCTGTTATTGGTGCTTATCCTACCAGATATATTTATCTACAAGGTTTATATATCTAATTTTCAAACCAATACTCTTATTAAGTATCTTTATTTTCTGCCTTCGTTGTTATTACTGGCAGGCATCATCTATCTGTTTCTTTTTGCAAATCACGACTTTATAATTGAACGAAACCAGCTGGTAAGTTGGTTTATTATGTCGTATTTCCTTTTTACCGTGCCCAAGCTTTCATTTATGCTTATCTCAATATTTGATCTTCCTTTGGGTTTTATCTTTAAACGTTCTTTCTCTACATTTACATACGCCGGTATCACTTCGGCTGTAATTTGGGTAGCAATACTTATTTATGGCTCATTTTGGGGCAAAACAAAATTCGAAGTTAAGCCATTAACTTACCAGTCATCACTACTTCCTAAAGGATTCGATGGATACAAAATAGTGCAACTGTCGGACATTCATATCGGAAGTTGGGTAGGAAATGGAAAAGCACTGCAGGAAGCTGTAGATTTAGTAAATGCACAGCAGCCTGATTTAATTGTGTTTACCGGAGATTTAATAAACAACAAAGCCAGCGAACTTGATAATTATGAAGATATTCTAAGCAAATTAAAAGCAAAAGACGGAGTATTTTCTATTCTTGGCAATCACGATTACGGGCCATACTATCGTTGGAAAAATCCTAAAGACCAAGCTGATAATCTTATCTCCCTTAAACAAAAAGAAGCTAAGATGGGATGGATTCTACTTAATAATGAGCATCGTATTCTTCATCACAAGGGTGACAGTATAGCACTGGTTGGTGTAGAAAACTGGGGTGCCCCTCCTTTTACTGGTAAGGGCGATTTAAAGAAAGCGCTTATCGGTGCAGAAGAAATTCCTTTTAAATTATTGCTCAGCCACAATCCCACTCACTGGAAAAAGAAAGTATTACCGGAAAGCGATGTTGCTTTAATGCTTTCCGGACATACTCATGGTATGCAATTTGCACTTGGGAATCACTCTTTAGCCTCACTTTTTAGTTCACAATGGAGAGGCTTGTATACACAAGGCAACAGAGCTTTGTATGTAAATGTGGGACTAGGATTCCTTGGAATACCTTTGCGCTTTGGTGCATGGCCCGAAATATCTGTAATTACTTTAGAAAGTAAGTAA
- a CDS encoding dihydroorotase, whose protein sequence is MKRTLIKDATIINEGRSFTGSVIIEDDKIAKVIEGAVTTEDTYTEIIDAKGKYLIPGVIDDHVHFREPGLTQKADITSESRAAAAGGVTSFMDMPNTMPQTTDLDALNAKFQLGAEKSLINYSFYFGATNTNSDLLSQLDPHRVCGVKLFMGSSTGNMLVDRKESLMKVFSGTDLLIAAHCEDPVIIAQNTRLAKEKYGDDPDIIHHPMIRSDEACYASSALAVELAEKAGARLHVLHISTAKELDLFKDVPIKEKKITAEVCVSHLIFDDTWYKKLGTRIKCNPAIKTVIDRAVLLNAITENRIDVIATDHAPHLLSDKEGGALRATSGMPMIQVSLISMLEFAKPQIFTKEQVVQKMCHAPAELFQIHNRGYIREGYQADLVIVNPNAEWKLTNDKILSKCGWSPLEGLKFYNKVERTFVNGHTVYSDGQLDDSYRGQELRFR, encoded by the coding sequence ATGAAACGTACACTTATCAAAGACGCCACGATTATAAACGAAGGGCGCAGTTTTACAGGCTCTGTTATAATTGAAGATGACAAAATAGCCAAAGTTATAGAAGGAGCTGTAACAACCGAAGACACGTATACCGAAATAATTGATGCAAAAGGTAAATATCTTATTCCTGGAGTTATCGATGACCATGTGCATTTCCGCGAACCGGGACTGACACAAAAGGCAGATATTACAAGTGAAAGCCGGGCTGCTGCTGCAGGAGGTGTTACCTCTTTTATGGATATGCCGAATACAATGCCTCAAACTACGGACCTTGATGCATTAAATGCTAAGTTTCAGCTGGGAGCAGAAAAGAGTTTAATCAACTACTCTTTTTACTTCGGTGCTACAAATACAAATTCCGATCTGCTTTCTCAGTTAGATCCTCACCGTGTGTGCGGAGTTAAGCTTTTTATGGGCTCGAGCACAGGAAATATGCTGGTTGATCGCAAAGAAAGTCTGATGAAAGTCTTTAGCGGAACCGATTTGCTGATCGCTGCTCACTGCGAAGATCCTGTAATTATTGCACAGAACACCCGCCTTGCCAAAGAAAAGTACGGCGATGATCCCGATATTATTCATCATCCGATGATTAGAAGCGATGAAGCATGTTATGCATCTTCAGCATTGGCAGTTGAATTGGCTGAAAAGGCAGGTGCCAGACTACATGTTCTTCATATTTCTACAGCCAAAGAACTTGATCTGTTTAAAGATGTACCGATCAAGGAGAAGAAAATTACAGCAGAAGTCTGCGTTTCCCATCTTATTTTCGACGATACATGGTACAAGAAGTTAGGTACACGCATTAAATGCAACCCGGCAATAAAAACAGTAATTGACAGAGCAGTATTATTAAATGCCATCACAGAAAATCGCATTGACGTAATTGCAACAGACCATGCACCGCATTTACTAAGTGATAAAGAAGGTGGTGCCTTACGTGCAACTTCGGGAATGCCTATGATTCAGGTTTCATTGATCTCTATGCTCGAGTTTGCTAAACCTCAAATTTTCACAAAGGAACAGGTTGTGCAAAAAATGTGTCATGCTCCGGCAGAGCTTTTCCAGATACATAATCGTGGATATATACGCGAAGGCTACCAGGCCGACTTGGTAATTGTAAACCCTAACGCAGAATGGAAACTTACTAATGATAAGATTCTCAGCAAATGTGGCTGGAGCCCATTGGAAGGTTTAAAGTTCTATAACAAAGTAGAACGTACTTTTGTTAATGGACATACTGTATACTCTGACGGACAACTAGATGATTCATATCGCGGACAGGAACTTAGATTCAGATAA
- a CDS encoding vitamin B12 dependent-methionine synthase activation domain-containing protein has translation MVTSYKIHELVEYIDWLYFFHAWRLGAQFGQISDIHGCDACRAQWLASFPEEERSKAAEAMQLFKEANRMLNQLDKDYEVKVMFELFDSNSDGDNLIVGDVVIPLLRQQVRKKDNEPYLCLSDFVRPLSSGIKDTVGVFASSVDPEMERTYEDDPYKHILVQTLTDRLAEAAVEKMHEYVRKVAWGYAKDENLTIKDMLKVKYQGIRPAVGYPSIPDQSINFLLNDLIDMSKIGIKLTENGAMYPHASVSGIIISHPASSYFSIGKIGEDQLKDYARRRNMEESVMRKFLAANL, from the coding sequence ATGGTAACTTCATATAAAATTCATGAGCTTGTAGAGTATATTGACTGGCTTTACTTTTTCCACGCATGGAGATTGGGAGCACAGTTCGGTCAAATATCTGATATTCACGGGTGCGATGCCTGCCGTGCACAATGGCTTGCCAGCTTTCCGGAGGAAGAACGCTCAAAAGCGGCCGAAGCTATGCAACTTTTCAAGGAAGCAAACAGAATGCTTAACCAACTAGATAAAGATTATGAAGTTAAAGTAATGTTTGAACTGTTCGATTCTAATTCAGACGGAGATAATCTTATTGTAGGAGACGTTGTGATTCCGTTGCTTCGTCAGCAGGTACGTAAAAAAGACAATGAACCCTATTTATGTTTAAGTGATTTTGTCCGTCCGCTTTCATCGGGAATAAAAGACACAGTGGGTGTATTTGCATCGAGTGTTGACCCTGAAATGGAGAGAACATACGAAGACGATCCATATAAACATATATTGGTTCAAACATTGACCGACCGCCTTGCTGAAGCTGCTGTTGAAAAGATGCACGAGTACGTACGAAAAGTAGCCTGGGGATATGCCAAAGATGAAAATCTGACTATAAAAGACATGCTGAAAGTGAAGTATCAAGGCATTCGTCCGGCTGTGGGATATCCATCCATCCCCGATCAATCTATCAATTTTTTACTGAATGATTTGATTGATATGAGTAAGATTGGAATTAAACTCACAGAAAACGGAGCAATGTATCCTCATGCTTCTGTAAGCGGAATAATAATCTCGCATCCTGCATCAAGCTATTTTTCTATCGGAAAAATAGGAGAAGACCAGTTGAAGGATTATGCCCGCAGAAGAAACATGGAAGAATCTGTAATGAGAAAGTTTCTTGCAGCCAACTTATAA
- a CDS encoding sigma-70 family RNA polymerase sigma factor, which produces MDETRINKELEQEFTACIKEYERVIYKVCYLYTTKSVTLNDLYQEAVLNIWRAFPNFRRECKISTWIYRITLNTCISFIRKEKNIPEIVSLTQEAEWLTEEEDSFREMLVELYRLINCLGQLDKSIILLYLENKDYAEIAEITGLTVTNIATKLSRIKDKLRKMPHN; this is translated from the coding sequence ATGGACGAGACAAGAATAAACAAGGAATTAGAGCAGGAGTTTACGGCATGCATCAAAGAATATGAGCGTGTCATATACAAAGTCTGCTATTTATACACCACTAAGTCAGTAACGCTTAATGATTTATATCAGGAAGCTGTACTGAATATCTGGCGGGCTTTCCCGAACTTTCGGCGCGAATGCAAAATATCTACATGGATATATCGCATAACGTTGAATACTTGCATCTCATTCATTCGTAAAGAAAAAAATATACCAGAGATAGTTTCACTGACACAAGAAGCAGAATGGTTAACAGAAGAGGAAGACAGTTTCCGGGAAATGCTGGTGGAATTATATAGGCTCATAAATTGTTTGGGACAACTCGACAAGTCAATTATCCTTCTCTATCTGGAGAATAAGGACTATGCAGAAATTGCAGAGATTACCGGATTAACGGTTACTAATATTGCAACCAAACTGAGCAGAATAAAAGATAAATTAAGAAAAATGCCTCACAACTAA